A stretch of DNA from Acidovorax carolinensis:
CCCGCTGATCCTGGTGTCCGGCTGGGCCGCGCTGCTGGCCTGGGGCGCATGGACGGAGCAACTTCCGCTGTGGCTGCCCGGCGCCTTGCTGGCCATCAACCTGCTGACCTTTGCGATCTATGCCGCCGACAAGCGCGCGGCCCAGCGCGGCGGCTGGCGCACGCGCGAGAAAAACCTGCACCTGCTGAGCCTGGCCGGCGGCTGGCCCGCGGCCTGGTTTGCCCAGCAAACACTTCGGCACAAATCGCGCAAGGCCGCGTTCCGGGCGGTTTACTGGGTCATGGTGACGCTGCACTGCTGCGCGCTGGCAGCTTGGGTTCTGGGCCGGCTTGGATAGCGTCTTCCGCTTCTATTTTGATAGCTTTTGGCGCTTTATTCATAAGCGCTGAAAGCGCTTTTTTCATCAAAAATTGGGGCGACACGCCCGCAAGTGCGCCTGGACATTCCCAAATGTAAATAGCCAAATGGCCTACACGCAGCGGACGCAGGTACGGGTTCAATGCATGCTTGTGCAACACATCGGGAGATGCCATGAAACCCCTTCTTCTTGACTCCTCCATGACCAGCATGGCCGGGGTTTTCTACCCCACCGGCCATGTGTTTGCGCTGTTCCCCGACGAGGATTGCGTGCGCCAGGCCGCGGTT
This window harbors:
- a CDS encoding DUF1294 domain-containing protein, coding for MTVLIPLILVSGWAALLAWGAWTEQLPLWLPGALLAINLLTFAIYAADKRAAQRGGWRTREKNLHLLSLAGGWPAAWFAQQTLRHKSRKAAFRAVYWVMVTLHCCALAAWVLGRLG